A portion of the Lathamus discolor isolate bLatDis1 chromosome 5, bLatDis1.hap1, whole genome shotgun sequence genome contains these proteins:
- the SPRTN gene encoding DNA-dependent metalloprotease SPRTN gives MEEDFVLALQLQELWEAEDKEAAAAAAPAPAPAPCPEALRDLSPLRPLSVVDEAWELLDPSPDVHGLFVQFNEALFWGRLAAVDVSWSPRMTLCAGVCKYEGKGGMCSIRLSEPLLKLRPRKDLVETLLHEMIHALLFVTNNDKDRESHGPEFCKHMRRINRLTGANVTIYHDFHDEVDLYRQHWWRCNGPCQNRKPYFGYVKRSMNRAPSARDFWWAEHQEKCGGTFTKVKEPENFSKKSKEKTQAAKLPNSESPKKGKTKTHDMQDLVPFSGKGYRLGGGDSGLSEKSTNETSGLQLHSPVRTIPIPKNEIKFEKSPRSGIFFPLHTGDASEKINLASKREFPKLSVANSKAYKNVSGSPVKIARVMEEKSNQGSASGKRVMPFYNGSPKQICSEQTTAGEKKSSEGSNTLQQWPKMEDRTAFENYFIKKSGTGATSSISTPSKPKAESTVFSASSSTAVRQDKKVGCPVCQTEVLESKINEHLDSCLA, from the exons ATGGAGGAGGACTTCGTGTTGGcgctgcagctccaggagctgTGGGAAGCGGAAGAcaaggaggcggcggcggcggcggcaccggcaccggcaccggcaccgtgTCCTGAGGCCTTGCGGGACCTTTCTCCTCTCCGGCCGCTGTCGGTGGTGGATGAGGCGTGGGAGCTGCTGGACCCCAGCCCCGATGTGCACGGCCTCTTCGTGCAGTTCAACGAGGCGCTCTTCTgggggcgcctggccgcggtgGACGTGTCGTGGAGCCCGCGCATGACCCT ctgtgctggagTATGTAAATATGAAGGAAAAGGTGGAATGTGTTCCATTCGTCTAAGTGAGCCACTCCTCAAGTTAAGACCAAGGAAGGATCTTGTCGAG ACACTGTTGCATGAAATGATCCATGCCCTGCTTTTTGTTACTAATAATGACAAAGATCGTGAATCTCATGGACCAGAGTTCTGCAAACACATGCGTCGCATTAATCGGTTGACTGGAGCCAATGTCACA ATCTATCATGATTTTCACGATGAGGTGGATCTGTACCGCCAGCACTGGTGGCGATGCAACGGCCCCTGCCAAAATAGGAAACCTTACTTTGGATATGTGAAACGTTCGATGAATAGAGCACCCTCTGCACGAGACTTCTGGTGGGCTGAGCATCAAGAGAAATGTGGAGGTACATTCACAAAAGTGAAGGAGCCAGAGAACTTCTCTAAGAAATCCAAGGAGAAAACTCAGGCAGCAAAACTTCCGAATTCTGAGTCACCTaagaaag GCAAGACAAAAACTCATGATATGCAAGATCTGGTGCCCTTTAGTGGAAAGGGATATCGACTTGGGGGAGGAGACAGTGGACTCTCAGAAAAAAGCACAAATGAAACATCTGGTTTGCAACTTCATTCCCCCGTAAGGACAATACCAATCCCTAAAAATGAGATAAAGTTTGAAAAATCTCCCCGTAGTGGCATCTTCTTTCCACTGCATACTGGTGATGCCAGTGAGAAAATCAACTTGGCTTCAAAGCGTGAGTTTCCTAAACTCTCTGTTGCTAATTCAAAAGCTTACAAGAATGTGAGTGGATCACCTGTTAAAATTGCTCGTgttatggaagaaaaatcaaaccaagGCTCTGCAAGTGGCAAGAGGGTTATGCCATTTTATAATGGGTCACCAAAGCAAATTTGTTCTGAGCAGACAACAGCAGGTgagaaaaaaagctcagaagGTTCTAATACACTTCAgcaatggccaaaaatggaagACAGAACTGCCTTTGAAaactatttcattaaaaaaagtggTACTGGTGCCACTTCAAGTATAAGTACACCTTCAAAACCCAAAGCTGAATCTACAGTGTTCTCTGCAAGTTCCAGTACTGCTGTGAGGCAGGATAAAAAAGTTGGTTGTCCTGTTTGCCAGACTGAGGTTTTGGAGTCTAAAATAAATGAACACCTTGATTCTTGTCTTGCATAA
- the EXOC8 gene encoding exocyst complex component 8: MAMALSLGEGGGSRLRRQLESGGFVAAEYVKQLSQQSDGDRDLQEHRQRIQALSEETAQSLKRNVYQNYRQFIETAREISYLESEMYQLSHILTEQKGIMEAVTQALLLQADRDDPELGSRRAAATDPFLPLSAKEAAANEEGRQRTLTTLLEKVEGYRDLLPESPSKYLVYNGDLVEYDADHMAQIQRVHAFLMNDCLLVATALPNRRGAYRYVALYSLDGLAVVNVKDNPPMKDMFKLLMFPESRIFQAENAKIKKEWLEVLEETKRNRALSEKQRLEQEALPRPAPAPPESTNPFEEEEEEEEPSAEEEVVDLSLEWIQELPEDLDVCIAQRDFEGAVDLLDKLNEYLRDKPVSQPVKELRVKVDERVRQLTDVLVFELSPDRSLRGGPRATRRAVSQLIRLGQSTKACELFLKNRAAAVQTAIRQLRIEGATLLYIHKLCHVFFTSLLETAREFETDFAGNNGCYSAFVVWARSSMKMFVDAFSKQVFDSKESLSTAAECVKVAKEHCKQLSEIGLDLTFIIHALLVKDIKGALQSYKDIIIEATKHRNSEEMWRRMNLMTPEALGKLREEMRSCGVGNFDQYTGDDCWVNLSYTVVAFTKQTMAFLEEALKLYFPELHMVLLESLVEIILVAVQHVDYSLRCEQDPEKKAFIRQNASFLYETVLPVVEKRFEEGVGKPAKQLQDLRNASRLMRVNPESTTSVV, translated from the exons ATGGCGATGGCACTGTCGCTGGGCGAAGGTGGCGGGAGCCGGTTGCGGCGGCAGCTGGAGTCCGGGGGCTTCGTGGCGGCGGAGTACGTGAAGCAGCTGTCGCAGCAGTCGGACGGGGACCGGGACCTGCAGGAGCACCGGCAGCGCATCCAGGCGCTGAGCGAGGAGACGGCCCAGAGCCTGAAACGCAACGTGTACCAAAACTACCGGCAGTTCATCGAAACGGCGCGGGAGATCAGCTACCTGGAGAGCGAGATGTACCAGCTCAGCCACATCCTCACCGAGCAGAAAGGCATCATGGAGGCCGTCACCCAGGCCCTGCTCCTCCAGGCCGATCGCGACGACCCCGAGCTGGGCTCCCGCCGCGCCGCTGCCACCGACCCCTTCCTGCCTCTGTCGGCCAAGGAGGCGGCAGCCAACGAGGAGGGGCGACAGCGGACGCTCACCACCCTCCTGGAGAAGGTGGAGGGCTACCGCGACCTTCTGCCCGAGAGCCCCAGCAAGTACCTGGTCTACAACGGCGACTTGGTGGAGTACGATGCTGACCACATGGCACAGATCCAGCGGGTGCATGCCTTCCTCATGAATGACTGCCTGCTCGTGGCCACCGCGCTGCCCAACCGCCGCGGAGCCTACCGCTATGTTGCCCTCTACTCTCTCGATGGGCTGGCTGTGGTCAACGTCAAGGACAACCCTCCCATGAAGGATATGttcaagctgctcatgttcccCGAGAGCCGCATCTTCCAGGCTGAGAATGCCAAGATCAAGAAAGAGTGGCTGGAGGTTCTAGAGGAGACCAAACGCAACCGGGCCCTCAGTGAGAAGCAACGCCTGGAGCAGGAGGCCCTGCCCcggcctgccccagcacctcctgaATCCACCAATCCCTtcgaggaggaggaagaggaggaagaaccCTCTGCTGAGGAGGAGGTGGTTGATCTCTCACTTGAGTGGATCCAGGAGCTGCCTGAGGACCTGGACGTCTGCATTGCTCAGAGGGACTTTGAGGGGGCAGTGGACCTCTTGGATAAACTCAACGAGTACCTGCGGGACAAGCCTGTGAGCCAGCCCGTGAAGGAGCTGCGGGTCAAGGTGGATGAGCGGGTCCGGCAGCTTACAGACGTGCTGGTATTCGAGCTGTCTCCAGACCGCTCTCTGCGGGGAGGGCCACGGGCCACCCGCCGAGCTGTGTCCCAGCTCATTCGCTTGGGCCAGTCCACCAAGGCGTGTGAGCTCTTCCTGAAGAACCGGGCGGCCGCGGTGCAGACAGCCATCCGGCAGCTGCGCATCGAGGGTGCCACGCTGCTGTACATCCACAAGCTCTGCCATGTCTTCTTCACCAGCCTTCTGGAGACAGCAAGAGAGTTTGAGACGGACTTTGCTGGCAACAACGGCTGCTACTCGGCCTTCGTGGTCTGGGCCCGCTCTTCCATGAAAATGTTTGTAGATGCCTTCAGTAAGCAAGTGTTCGATAGTAAAGAGAGTTTGTCAACTGCGGCAGAGTGCGTCAAG GTAGCTAAGGAGCACTGCAAGCAGCTTAGTGAGATTGGACTGGACCTCACCTTCATCATTCATGCCCTTCTGGTAAAGGATATCAAAGGTGCGTTACAGAGCTACAAGGATATCATCATCGAGGCCACCAAGCACCGCAACTCTGAGGAGATGTGGAGAAGGATGAACCTAATGACTCCAGAGGCTCTGGGGAAACTCAGGGAGGAGATGAGGAGCTGCGGGGTGGGCAATTTTGACCAGTACACGGGTGATGACTGCTGGGTCAACCTGAGCTATACTGTAGTAGCTTTCACTAAGCAGACTATGGCCTTCTTGGAGGAAGCGTTAAAGCTTTACTTCCCAGAGCTGCATATGGTCCTTTTGGAGAGTCTCGTAGAAATCATCCTGGTGGCTGTCCAGCATGTTGATTACAGTTTACGGTGTGAACAGGATCCTGAGAAAAAAGCATTCATTAGGCAAAATGCATCCTTCCTGTATGAAACTGTCCTTCCTGTTGTGGAAAAAAGATTTGAGGAAGGGGTTGGAAAGCCGGCCAAGCAGCTACAGGATCTGAGAAACGCTTCAAGGTTGATGCGTGTAAATCCGGAAAGTACCACCTCTGTGGTGTGA